The proteins below are encoded in one region of Methanosarcina barkeri 3:
- a CDS encoding DMT family transporter, which yields MEPQHIKANIQIIAASVIYGFSGIFFMYVKNMAAGTVVFYQLLFGLLALAGYLAVTGKLSGIRLRGKRKTLIMLGAFNAGAMISYYMAVGFTNVSISVLLLYTAPFYVLLLAPVFLKEKHNKKSLLALVLSLAGVVMVIGPENLVSGPGIEPAYLYGVLMGLFSGLFYACVTITSRSLRNEYSGLEQLFISTIVMLLLLLPFAKQAPITTLVQNLPILLFLGITITSVGSILFFTGLLHVKAQNASILSLLEPVSAIFFAYLLLKDPISIETLFGCVLILSSSFLASLEEENKTENEPVFKEKLPAIP from the coding sequence ATGGAGCCGCAGCACATAAAAGCAAATATCCAGATAATTGCCGCATCCGTTATCTACGGATTTTCAGGAATTTTTTTCATGTATGTAAAGAACATGGCCGCAGGAACTGTTGTATTTTATCAGCTTCTTTTCGGGCTTCTTGCACTTGCAGGTTATCTGGCAGTTACCGGAAAACTGTCAGGAATCAGGCTCCGGGGAAAAAGAAAAACCTTGATAATGCTTGGAGCCTTCAACGCAGGCGCAATGATTTCTTATTACATGGCTGTAGGGTTTACTAATGTCTCAATATCCGTACTTCTGCTCTATACGGCTCCGTTTTACGTTTTACTTCTCGCCCCTGTCTTTTTAAAGGAAAAGCATAACAAAAAGAGCCTTCTTGCCCTTGTTCTTTCTCTTGCGGGTGTAGTAATGGTAATCGGTCCTGAAAACCTTGTTTCTGGACCGGGAATTGAGCCAGCATATCTTTATGGGGTACTTATGGGCCTTTTTTCAGGCCTTTTTTATGCCTGCGTTACCATCACCTCACGTTCTCTCAGGAACGAGTACTCAGGTTTGGAACAACTTTTTATCTCAACCATAGTAATGCTTTTATTGTTGCTTCCTTTTGCAAAACAGGCACCAATTACAACCCTTGTTCAAAATCTGCCTATTCTCCTCTTTTTAGGAATAACAATCACTTCAGTGGGTTCTATTCTTTTCTTTACAGGGCTTTTACACGTCAAAGCCCAGAATGCAAGCATACTTTCCCTGCTTGAACCCGTAAGTGCGATTTTTTTCGCATACCTACTCTTAAAAGATCCCATATCCATTGAAACCCTATTTGGCTGTGTCCTTATCCTTTCCAGCTCTTTCCTGGCAAGCCTGGAGGAAGAAAACAAAACCGAAAACGAACCCGTTTTTAAGGAAAAACTGCCTGCAATCCCTTAG
- the tatC gene encoding Sec-independent protein translocase TatC gives MSEAIENLSAILLTLRNKLLVIAGVLITGIILSFQFTGPLIERMKVDLLPEGAKLVYVSPLEVMMLELKLSIIIGILVTLPIVAFYVYRAISKRYSIKVPISIGKGQFIFLSLAVIIMFALGASYSYFLMLPLFLKFLYMDAADSGVTATYSVFKFISFIATTTAVFGLVFELPIVLTFLTRNGFVKYSTLVTYRKHIYVLVVFIAAVVTPGADVFSQMMVAVPMVIFFEISMIIVRLIGVKNKLSRPDPSVTAVGITRRN, from the coding sequence ATGTCTGAAGCGATTGAAAATCTCAGTGCAATTCTGCTGACCCTGCGAAATAAGTTACTTGTGATTGCTGGGGTCCTTATCACAGGCATTATTCTCTCTTTCCAGTTTACCGGTCCTCTGATCGAGAGAATGAAGGTTGATCTTCTCCCTGAGGGCGCAAAACTGGTGTATGTATCTCCCCTTGAGGTAATGATGCTGGAGCTGAAGCTCTCTATTATAATAGGAATTCTCGTCACTCTGCCTATTGTTGCATTCTATGTTTATAGGGCAATCTCGAAACGGTACTCAATCAAAGTTCCGATATCCATTGGAAAAGGTCAGTTTATTTTCCTGAGTTTAGCGGTCATTATCATGTTCGCCCTTGGGGCTTCGTATTCTTATTTCCTCATGCTGCCTCTCTTTCTTAAGTTCCTCTACATGGACGCAGCAGACTCAGGGGTGACTGCGACTTATTCGGTTTTTAAATTTATTTCATTTATCGCAACAACTACAGCAGTCTTTGGTCTGGTCTTTGAACTTCCTATAGTGCTTACTTTCCTTACTCGAAATGGGTTTGTAAAATATAGTACTCTTGTGACTTACCGCAAGCATATTTATGTCCTTGTCGTATTTATCGCAGCCGTAGTTACTCCTGGAGCAGATGTCTTCAGTCAGATGATGGTTGCAGTACCCATGGTGATTTTCTTTGAGATAAGTATGATAATTGTAAGGTTAATTGGAGTAAAAAACAAGCTTTCCAGGCCCGACCCGTCAGTAACTGCAGTAGGAATTACTAGAAGGAACTAA
- the tatC gene encoding twin-arginine translocase subunit TatC, translating into MNSQHTGNGTTASTGKNSGINSYTSGVPGDTEEPLMVHLLELRNRLAIVLIWLCLGIIIAFPFSAKGMLIVWKEFINTDLYMTAYSPLEWTFARLKLCFVFALGTSIPLLFYQLYRFTGKGLYPHEKRFFLKVIPASFLLFIFGASIGYFIVLPIMFKYILFYSGDMATAQLSVQDTLSAVTTILSGFGIVFQLPLLVVFAVKMGLVEYQTLKRQRVLVYSVIMAVSLFLSPDPTFIAQIVVAFLLGVLFEFSLLLIRLF; encoded by the coding sequence ATGAACTCACAGCACACAGGCAACGGAACAACAGCTTCTACCGGAAAAAACTCGGGGATTAACTCTTATACTTCCGGTGTCCCAGGAGATACCGAAGAACCTCTCATGGTCCACCTGTTAGAGCTCAGAAACCGGCTGGCAATAGTTTTGATCTGGCTCTGTCTGGGAATAATTATCGCTTTCCCGTTTTCAGCAAAAGGGATGTTAATTGTCTGGAAGGAATTTATAAATACTGACCTTTACATGACAGCTTACTCACCTCTAGAATGGACCTTTGCTCGCCTCAAGCTCTGCTTCGTTTTTGCTCTGGGTACTTCAATCCCATTGCTCTTCTACCAGCTTTACAGGTTCACAGGCAAAGGACTTTATCCACATGAGAAGCGCTTTTTCCTCAAGGTCATTCCTGCATCTTTCCTGCTTTTCATTTTTGGGGCCTCTATAGGTTACTTTATCGTCTTGCCTATTATGTTCAAATATATTCTATTTTATTCTGGGGACATGGCTACAGCGCAGCTTTCCGTTCAGGATACTCTCTCAGCAGTAACCACAATCCTGTCAGGTTTCGGAATCGTGTTCCAGCTTCCCTTGCTTGTGGTTTTTGCTGTGAAGATGGGGCTTGTAGAATACCAGACTCTTAAAAGGCAGAGAGTACTGGTCTACAGTGTGATTATGGCAGTTTCACTATTCCTTTCACCTGATCCTACATTTATTGCCCAGATCGTTGTGGCGTTTTTACTGGGAGTTCTTTTTGAGTTCAGCCTGTTACTTATCCGGCTATTTTGA
- a CDS encoding twin-arginine translocase TatA/TatE family subunit — MIGTQELIVILIVALFLFGPKKLPELARSLGSAMGEFKKAQRASELELDQFDAYTRKAANIVASEGKEKEKEQKDIPSSNNEIKTDTEPKTDTGLKIGTELKNDTDLENKP; from the coding sequence ATGATAGGCACACAGGAATTAATAGTAATTCTTATTGTAGCTCTCTTCCTCTTTGGGCCCAAGAAGCTTCCTGAGCTTGCACGATCTTTAGGAAGTGCAATGGGAGAATTTAAAAAGGCACAGCGCGCTTCTGAGCTTGAGCTCGATCAATTCGATGCCTACACCAGAAAGGCTGCGAATATAGTTGCTTCTGAGGGAAAAGAGAAAGAGAAGGAACAAAAGGATATTCCAAGCAGCAACAACGAAATAAAAACCGATACGGAGCCGAAAACCGATACGGGATTGAAAATCGGTACAGAGTTAAAAAACGACACAGATCTGGAAAATAAGCCTTAA
- a CDS encoding twin-arginine translocase TatA/TatE family subunit, which produces MIGTQELIMIFAVVVLLFGATKLPELARSMGSSVGEFKKAQKESELNLKEFEKSITEPIAPKSKVQETAQKLGIDIRGKTDDQLLDLIQKSAEKPKEVSEP; this is translated from the coding sequence ATGATAGGCACACAAGAACTTATAATGATTTTCGCAGTAGTTGTACTCCTTTTCGGGGCAACTAAACTTCCGGAGCTGGCCAGGTCCATGGGAAGTTCAGTGGGCGAGTTCAAGAAAGCTCAGAAGGAATCCGAACTAAACCTTAAGGAATTTGAAAAATCCATAACAGAACCTATAGCTCCAAAGAGTAAGGTACAGGAAACTGCCCAGAAACTCGGGATTGACATAAGAGGCAAGACCGACGATCAGCTTCTGGATCTTATCCAGAAATCCGCAGAAAAGCCAAAAGAGGTTTCAGAGCCCTGA
- a CDS encoding Nudix hydrolase, with the protein MTELITEVDKNDNYLRLREREEFYSGMHIHRAAQLILLNPENKMLIQKRSPQKRWFPSRYTYSVSGTVANESYEACMEREMLEEIGISVPFRKLFKISCIVENKGAFHTVFSGLCSEKTASLIRPDPEEAVSVEWIELDELHKAVKIEPEKYTPSLRAGILKIFQEGYEKYIF; encoded by the coding sequence GTGACAGAGCTAATCACTGAAGTTGACAAAAACGATAACTATCTTCGGCTGCGCGAACGAGAAGAGTTTTATTCGGGAATGCATATTCACAGGGCTGCCCAACTTATCCTTCTCAACCCTGAAAATAAGATGCTTATCCAGAAAAGGTCGCCTCAAAAACGCTGGTTTCCGAGCCGCTATACATACTCGGTAAGCGGTACTGTGGCAAATGAATCTTACGAAGCCTGTATGGAGCGGGAAATGCTTGAAGAAATCGGAATCTCGGTTCCATTTCGAAAGTTATTTAAAATTTCTTGCATCGTCGAAAACAAAGGAGCCTTCCACACGGTATTTTCAGGCCTTTGTTCTGAAAAAACTGCAAGCTTAATTCGGCCTGACCCGGAAGAAGCCGTATCCGTAGAATGGATCGAACTTGATGAACTGCATAAGGCCGTCAAAATTGAGCCTGAGAAATATACGCCTTCTCTGCGGGCTGGAATTCTAAAAATTTTCCAGGAAGGATACGAAAAATATATTTTTTGA
- the amrS gene encoding AmmeMemoRadiSam system radical SAM enzyme: MGIDVIKEAMFYEKIGDNKVHCNLCAQSCKISQGKRGFCGVRENRDGELYTLIYETVSSEAVDPIEKKPLYHFYPGSYVYSVGSIGCNFRCKHCQNWSISQACLEDAYTMDIPSDELIQRALLSRSSSIAWTYNEPTIWHEYTYECAKLAKEAGLGTVYVTNGYMTPEALRNIAPYLDAANIDIKAFNEKFYHDVASAKLAPVLEASTLAKQLGIHVEITNLIIPDVNDSLDELRELSKWMYKNLGPDTPLHFTRFHPQYKMQNLSPTPVKTMQEACKIATEEGIKYVYMGNVPGSDRNNTFCPNCGKMLIRRGYFDIEKYEITPEKTCPMCGEHIPIVGEYGGSKQVTDEHEY, encoded by the coding sequence ATGGGGATAGATGTGATAAAAGAAGCTATGTTTTACGAGAAAATAGGAGACAATAAAGTACACTGCAATCTCTGCGCCCAGAGTTGTAAAATTTCCCAGGGAAAAAGAGGCTTTTGCGGAGTCCGCGAAAACAGGGACGGAGAACTATATACCCTTATCTACGAGACTGTTTCAAGCGAAGCAGTTGATCCAATAGAAAAAAAGCCTCTTTATCACTTTTACCCGGGTTCTTATGTTTACTCAGTCGGATCAATAGGATGCAATTTCCGCTGCAAACACTGCCAGAACTGGTCTATTTCCCAGGCATGCCTGGAAGATGCTTATACAATGGATATTCCATCTGACGAACTTATTCAAAGGGCACTCCTCTCACGCTCAAGCTCAATTGCCTGGACCTATAATGAGCCCACAATCTGGCATGAGTATACTTACGAATGTGCAAAACTGGCAAAAGAGGCAGGGCTTGGGACCGTATACGTGACAAACGGATATATGACACCTGAAGCCCTCAGGAATATAGCGCCGTATCTGGATGCTGCCAATATTGATATCAAGGCATTCAACGAAAAGTTTTATCACGATGTCGCCAGTGCAAAACTCGCTCCTGTACTCGAGGCTTCTACCCTTGCAAAGCAACTTGGAATCCATGTTGAGATTACGAACCTCATTATTCCAGATGTAAACGATTCCCTTGATGAGTTAAGGGAACTTTCAAAATGGATGTATAAAAATCTGGGGCCTGATACCCCCCTACATTTTACCCGTTTCCATCCCCAGTACAAAATGCAAAACCTCTCACCGACGCCTGTCAAAACAATGCAGGAAGCCTGTAAAATTGCAACCGAAGAAGGGATAAAATATGTTTACATGGGCAACGTCCCTGGCAGTGACCGCAACAACACTTTCTGCCCGAACTGCGGAAAAATGCTGATCAGGCGTGGCTATTTCGATATTGAAAAATATGAGATCACGCCTGAGAAAACCTGTCCGATGTGTGGAGAACATATTCCAATTGTAGGTGAGTACGGAGGCTCAAAACAGGTAACGGATGAACACGAGTATTAA